Proteins encoded within one genomic window of Agelaius phoeniceus isolate bAgePho1 chromosome 9, bAgePho1.hap1, whole genome shotgun sequence:
- the LCOR gene encoding ligand-dependent corepressor isoform X2 codes for MAEMKPESSESRQECCETDCEPEGVSDWSFDENCLFCCLRREKVKEHLVSLDEPASEAGQEALLRQEQAKIIRFERQAEEFLNAVFYRKDSPRVSDPNIPLVAREIMQRMIRQFAAEYTSKNSSTQDSSQPNSTKNQSLLKASLVASSPTAATAQNPVLSKLLMADQDSPLDLTVRKSQSEPSEQDGVLDLSTKKSPGAGSTSLSHSPGCSSTSGNGEDPAETIAIDSNNQPKSPLEKFMVRLCTHHQKQFIRVLNDIYTEVQPDSDGQQLSESESMEASTCGSGCSQRSTENQDKGATCTDSKLPSTLDPGQSGADGPLHVTGQAPKQPVELKSLDRAENSSPALRRDFCELPITRLRSASPKDSPTQGYLSTLNSSSLNFHHAAKSLEGQQAAGHEQEAAVRKCEDNKEQLAGKTLMEGYISVKVANVNGSEDSLDSCLGSQKSSFRALPEESWDPGFAVTPPRRADKENTLQCSSKASLHQDLDAKEQDVRPKQENHLHAVAKGKAGCQLHPADKGMLDKSKEGWLPTGAVPAAHRPPGGHPRAKAASLRSSRKSKKASGLRVNDYDNQCDVVYISQPITECHFEAQRLVSSRRTARKSTRGYYFNGECCELPTVRTLVKGSRAEERASSPALRTETLVSAKPPLVLSVEGSAGAGREGEKRVSLRLLAKVAPTGRETKERAELGSMQLRDTRALRSREAAVAMPFFSLSAPPSPQKEDSLVSSPPPGSPPAEGGESPPLSATVGGTVTWEAGSSLSSSGDGSSSRQAADIAAFSISKAHGEEEGCPGSDIQTIPDPPASPEPKSSSQPSAATDTTPLPCDGARDPAQLPGSGDAELCGQCLAEPSACSPGSQAPDEPHATMDGKSPLEPPATLQCGDVNKSIDAKPESKSSVMVADSPLEQEDAVVVSTPVPKTLEVEAMQNNSTAGEKEPTEGEMPPDPNSSDSVSSKDSLDKKRKKGRRALVASDRCLRSQRSPSPAEGSAEDSGSSSSGQLTCLQIKLSKSPGAKRFKREVQLDEAASMHFPNDCFPNVLHKTSEEPGTGQAPESITEQQPGKENGVTTRQTYKSILAKETAAEGENSSKDDSSANSSQSQQGEMLEISIQADSEKKNITLPPGNTVPANDAEQVDVKPVNANAKDKESSDSVRDLGKPVNYELVTNLPPCPNSRGGSKHLPAKTAKHKNVALQFYNLRHAPAPVDSAKKNTPGKESMQAIPKLRDEHSSGNDDCPTLEDIDMADSKPKFMEWCAEEENQELIAEFNTQYMKIQKGWIQLEKEVQPTPKVKNKADKLKEIWKSKKRTRKSRGSLEVQKLSPVQMLFMKAFKLSDICQWFLETTETRSLVIVKKLNTRLPGEIPPMKVPMQKYSSSSLYPSSLQAERLKKHLKKFAATTPARNNLKNQKLWAKIRENADKAEVEEATTPSQTSPTDASTKELSEDKTIPPALSLPTQASTRILRKYSNLRGKLRAQQRVVKAEKRSDGPGDQLSLESKQSGKSVCINPLMSPKLALQIKAAAFPAKSPSVDGTGKGRKGKSRSQEDPLPKADLQLSKKKKMLKDSGSTQERSSSSTKDKLPAKKASKIKHSEGSVKSPTTRKQTAMERSNKLARKMSLKEKRVPKKQLEKMRLPMRKGKENTSRRAVLPPSHEELSKAPKQKPLGESSTRSQKMANKKHSSGKTLTRSMKKMQESSVSQGKRKLRAKVDCSHSKRSRLDPK; via the exons GAACACTTAGTCAGTCTGGATGAGCCAGCCTCGGAAGCTGGACAAGAAGCTCTGCTTAGACAAGAGCAAGCAAAAATCATTCGTTTTGAAAGGCAAGCGGAAGAGTTCCTCAATGCAGTCTTTTACAGAAAAG ACAGTCCTAGGGTCTCTGACCCAAATATTCCCCTAGTGGCCCGTGAGATCATGCAGCGAATGATCCGACAGTTTGCTGCTGAATATACCTCAAAAAATAGCTCTACTCAGGACTCCAGCCAGCCCAATAGCACAAAGAACCAAAGCCTGCTGAAAGCATCTCTGGTCGCCTCCTCTCCCACGGCTGCAACTGCTCAGaaccctgtgctcagcaaactgcTCATGGCTGACCAAGACTCACCTCTGGACCTTACTGTCAGAAAGTCTCAGTCAGAACCTAGTGAACAAG ACGGTGTGCTTGATTTATCCACTAAGAAGAgtcctggtgctggcagcacCTCTCTGAGTCACTCTCCAGGGTGCTCTAGTACTTCGGGAAATGG TGAGGATCCAGCAGAGACAATAGCAATAGACTCTAACAATCAGCCGAAGTCTCCACTGGAAAAATTTATGGTCAGACTGTGTACACATCACCAGAAGCAGTTCATTCGTGTGCTAAACGACATATACACTGAAGTACAGCCAGACTCTGACGGCCAGCAGTTATCTGAATCTGAGAGCATGGAGGCCTCTACTTGTGGCTCTGGTTGTAGCCAGCGAAGCACTGAAAATCAGGATAAGGGTGCTACTTGTACTGACTCAAAGCTCCCTTCTACATTGGACCCAGGACAGTCAGGGGCCGATGGCCCCCTGCATGTTACGGGACAAGCCCCGAAGCAGCCAGTGGAACTGAAGTCTCTGGACAGAGCAGAGAACTCCAGTCCTGCTTTGAGGAGGGACTTCTGCGAGCTCCCCATCACCAGGCTTCGCTCTGCTAGTCCAAAGGATAGCCCCACCCAAGGATACCTCAGCACGTTGAACTCTTCCTCTTTGAATTTCCATCATGCTGCAAAGAGCCTGGAAGGGCAGCAAGCTGCTGGACACGAACAAGAAGCTGCTGTCAGGAAGTGTGAGGATAATAAAGAGCAGCTAGCAGGTAAGACTCTCATGGAAGGTTATATCTCAGTCAAAGTGGCAAATGTGAATGGCAGCGAGGACAGCTTAGACAGCTGTCTGGGGTCCCAAAAGAGCTCTTTCAGGGCTCTCCCAGAGGAGTCCTGGGATCCTGGCTTTGCAGTGACCCCTCCTCGCAGAGCTGACAAAGAGAAcactttgcaatgcagctcaaaAGCCTCTTTGCACCAGGACTTAGATGCAAAAGAACAAGATGTGAGACCAAAGCAAGAAAACCACCTGCATGCCGTGGCCAAGGGCAaggcaggctgccagctgcacCCAGCCGACAAGGGCATGCTCGACAAGTCCAAAGAGGGCTGGCTGCCCACTGGCGCCGTGCCAGCCGCCCACCGCCCCCCCGGTGGGCACCCCCGTGCCAAGGCAGCCTCCCTCAGGTCCTCTCGGAAGAGCAAGAAGGCATCGGGGCTGAGGGTCAATGACTACGACAACCAGTGCGACGTGGTGTACATCAGCCAGCCCATCACCGAGTGCCACTTCGAGGCGCAGCGCCTGGTGTCGTCCCGCAGGACGGCCAGGAAGAGCACGCGGGGCTATTACTTCAACGGGGAGTGCTGCGAGCTCCCCACCGTCCGCACGCTGGTGAAGGGCTCCCGGGCCGAGGAGAGGGCGAGCAGCCCGGCACTGCGGACAGAGACCCTCGTAAGTGCAAAGCCACCCCTGGTGCTCTCGGTGGAGGGGTCTGCAGGGGCAGGACGGGAGGGTGAGAAAAGGGTTTCCCTGAGGCTCCTGGCTAAAGTGGCACCAACCGGCCGAGAAACGAAAgagagagctgagctgggctccatGCAGCTCCGGGATACACGAGCACTACGATCAAGGGAAGCTGCTGTGGCCATGCCGttcttctccctctctgctccaCCCAGCCCCCAGAAGGAGGACAGCTTGGTCAGCTCGCCGCCACCTGGCTCCCCTCCTGCTGAAGGAGGGGAGTCACCTCCCCTCAGTGCCACAGTGGGAGGCACTGTCACCTGGGAGGCTGGCAGTAGCCTGAGCTCCTctggggatggcagcagcagcagacaggCTGCTGATATTGCTGCCTTTTCAATCTCAAAAGCACACGGTGAGGAGGAAGGTTGTCCAGGCTCTGACATACAAACTATTCCAGACCCCCCTGCCAGTCCAGAGCCAAAGTCCTCCTCACAGCCCTCTGCTGCTACAGACACAACACCTCTGCCCTGTGATGGTGCCAGAGATCCTGCCCAGCTTCCAGgctcaggggatgctgagctctgtgggcagtgtctggcagagccctccGCATGCTCACCAGGCTCGCAGGCTCCTGATGAGCCCCATGCCACCATGGATGGGAAGAGCCCCCTGGAGCCCCCTGCCACTTTACAGTGTGGGGATGTGAACAAAAGCATCGATGCTAAACCAGAATCCAAATCATCGGTCATGGTGGCTGACAGCCCTCTTGAGCAAGAGGATGCTGTGGTTGTCAGCACACCCGTCCCCAAAACCTTGGAAGTGGAAGCAATGCAGAATAACAGCACAGCAGGTGAAAAAGAGCCCACTGAAGGGGAAATGCCACCTGACCCAAACAGTTCAGACTCTGTCTCTTCCAAAGACAGTCTAGACAAGAAGCgaaagaaaggcaggagagcACTGGTGGCATCGGACCGATGTCTCCGAAGCCAACGATCCCCATCACCTGCTGAGGGCAGTGCTGAGGACTCTGGTTcttccagctctgggcagcttACTTGCCTTCAGATCAAACTCTCCAAGAGCCCTGGTGCTAAGCGGTTCAAGAGAGAAGTGCAGCTGGATGAGGCAGCATCCATGCACTTCCCCAATGACTGCTTCCCCAATGTGCTGCACAAAACCAGCGAAGAGCCAGGCACTGGCCAGGCTCCAGAGAGCAtcactgagcagcagccaggcaaggAGAATGGTGTCACTACCAGACAAACCTATAAAAGCATCTTAGCAAAAGAGACTGCTGCAGAGGGAGAAAATTCCTCTAAAGATGACTCCTCTGCTAACAGCAGCCAAAGTCAACAGGGTGAGATGCTGGAAATCAGCATCCAGGCTGAttctgagaagaaaaacattACCCTCCCTCCAGGGAATACTGTTCCTGCAAATGATGCTGAGCAAGTGGATGTGAAACCAGTCAATGCCAATGCAAAGGACAAGGAGAGCTCTGACAGTGTCAGGGATCTGGGCAAGCCAGTGAACTATGAGCTGGTGACCAATTTGCCTCCGTGTCCCAACAGCAGAGGTGGAAGCAAGCATCTTCCAGCAAAAACTGCAAAGCACAAAAATGTTGCTCTGCAGTTTTATAACTTACGACATGCACCCGCACCTGTAGACAGTGCAAAAAAGAACACACCAGGGAAGGAGTCTATGCAAGCAATCCCCAAACTGAGGGATGAACACAGTTCAGGGAATGATGACTGCCCAACACTGGAGGACATAGACATGGCTGACAGCAAACCAAAGTTCATGGAGTGGTGTGCTGAAGAGGAAAACCAAGAGCTCATTGCTGAGTTCAACACTCAGTATATGAAAATCCAGAAGGGCTGGattcagctggagaaggaggtCCAGCCAACCCCCAAGGTAAAGAACAAAGCCGACAAACTGAAAGAGATttggaaaagcaagaaaagaacACGGAAAAGCAGAGGCTCACTGGAAGTGCAGAAGCTTTCTCCTGTGCAGATGCTGTTTATGAAGGCCTTTAAGCTGTCTGACATATGCCAATGGTTTCTGGAGACAACTGAAACCAGGTCTCTAGTGATTGTGAAGAAACTCAACACCCGTCTCCCGGGGGAGATTCCCCCCATGAAAGTCCCCATGCAGAAATATTCTTCCTCTAGTCTCTACCCCAGCTCACTACAAGCTGAACGTTTGAAAAAACATCTCAAGAAGTTTGCCGCCACTACCCCGGCTCGGAATAACCTGAAGAACCAAAAGCTTTGGGCCAAAATTCGTGAGAATGCGGATAAAGCAGAGGTTGAAGAAGCCACCACTCCCAGCCAGACGTCTCCCACTGATGCCAGCACCAAGGAGCTGAGTGAGGACAAAACCATCCCGCCTGCCCTCAGCTTGCCCACGCAGGCCAGCACCAGGATCCTGCGCAAGTACTCCAATCTTCGGGGCAAGCTGCGAGCCCAGCAGCGCGTGGTGAAGGCAGAGAAGCGGAGTGATGGCCCAGGGGACCAACTGTCCCTGGAGAGCAAGCAGAGCGGGAAAAGTGTGTGCATCAACCCCCTGATGTCTCCAAAGCTGGCCTTGCAGATCAAAGCAGCTGCCTTTCCTGCTAAATCTCCCTCAGTGGATGGAACGGGGAAGGGGCGGAAGGGGAAGAGCAGGTCCCAAGAGGATCCCTTGCCCAAAGCTGACCTCCAGCTcagcaagaagaagaagatgctGAAGGATAGCGGGAGCACCCAGGAGCGATCCAGCTCTTCCACCAAGGACAAGCTCCCTGCCAAGAAGGCTAGTAAAATAAAGCATTCAGAGGGCAGTGTGAAATCTCCCACCACCCGAAAGCAGACTGCCATGGAGAGGAGCAATAAACTGGCcagaaaaatgtctttgaaaGAGAAGAGAGTCCCGAAAAAGCAGCTGGAGAAGATGCGGCTCCCCATGCGGAAGGGCAAGGAGAACACGAGCAGACGGGCCGTGCTCCCTCCCAGTCACGAGGAGCTGTCCAAGGCCCCAAAACAGAAGCCCCTGGGGGAGTCCTCCACACGGTCACAGAAGATGGCCAACAAGAAGCACAGCAGTGGGAAAACCTTGACAAGGTCCATgaagaaaatgcaggagagCAGTGTGTCTCAGGGCAAGAGGAAGCTAAGGGCAAAAGTGGACTGTTCGCACAGCAAACGCTCGCGACTGGACCCGAAATAG
- the LCOR gene encoding ligand-dependent corepressor isoform X1, whose translation MASPCGRQQCSIQRRGVRHQLDSWRHKLIHCVGFESILEGLFGPGLLKDLSLFKDCEPEGVSDWSFDENCLFCCLRREKVKEHLVSLDEPASEAGQEALLRQEQAKIIRFERQAEEFLNAVFYRKDSPRVSDPNIPLVAREIMQRMIRQFAAEYTSKNSSTQDSSQPNSTKNQSLLKASLVASSPTAATAQNPVLSKLLMADQDSPLDLTVRKSQSEPSEQDGVLDLSTKKSPGAGSTSLSHSPGCSSTSGNGEDPAETIAIDSNNQPKSPLEKFMVRLCTHHQKQFIRVLNDIYTEVQPDSDGQQLSESESMEASTCGSGCSQRSTENQDKGATCTDSKLPSTLDPGQSGADGPLHVTGQAPKQPVELKSLDRAENSSPALRRDFCELPITRLRSASPKDSPTQGYLSTLNSSSLNFHHAAKSLEGQQAAGHEQEAAVRKCEDNKEQLAGKTLMEGYISVKVANVNGSEDSLDSCLGSQKSSFRALPEESWDPGFAVTPPRRADKENTLQCSSKASLHQDLDAKEQDVRPKQENHLHAVAKGKAGCQLHPADKGMLDKSKEGWLPTGAVPAAHRPPGGHPRAKAASLRSSRKSKKASGLRVNDYDNQCDVVYISQPITECHFEAQRLVSSRRTARKSTRGYYFNGECCELPTVRTLVKGSRAEERASSPALRTETLVSAKPPLVLSVEGSAGAGREGEKRVSLRLLAKVAPTGRETKERAELGSMQLRDTRALRSREAAVAMPFFSLSAPPSPQKEDSLVSSPPPGSPPAEGGESPPLSATVGGTVTWEAGSSLSSSGDGSSSRQAADIAAFSISKAHGEEEGCPGSDIQTIPDPPASPEPKSSSQPSAATDTTPLPCDGARDPAQLPGSGDAELCGQCLAEPSACSPGSQAPDEPHATMDGKSPLEPPATLQCGDVNKSIDAKPESKSSVMVADSPLEQEDAVVVSTPVPKTLEVEAMQNNSTAGEKEPTEGEMPPDPNSSDSVSSKDSLDKKRKKGRRALVASDRCLRSQRSPSPAEGSAEDSGSSSSGQLTCLQIKLSKSPGAKRFKREVQLDEAASMHFPNDCFPNVLHKTSEEPGTGQAPESITEQQPGKENGVTTRQTYKSILAKETAAEGENSSKDDSSANSSQSQQGEMLEISIQADSEKKNITLPPGNTVPANDAEQVDVKPVNANAKDKESSDSVRDLGKPVNYELVTNLPPCPNSRGGSKHLPAKTAKHKNVALQFYNLRHAPAPVDSAKKNTPGKESMQAIPKLRDEHSSGNDDCPTLEDIDMADSKPKFMEWCAEEENQELIAEFNTQYMKIQKGWIQLEKEVQPTPKVKNKADKLKEIWKSKKRTRKSRGSLEVQKLSPVQMLFMKAFKLSDICQWFLETTETRSLVIVKKLNTRLPGEIPPMKVPMQKYSSSSLYPSSLQAERLKKHLKKFAATTPARNNLKNQKLWAKIRENADKAEVEEATTPSQTSPTDASTKELSEDKTIPPALSLPTQASTRILRKYSNLRGKLRAQQRVVKAEKRSDGPGDQLSLESKQSGKSVCINPLMSPKLALQIKAAAFPAKSPSVDGTGKGRKGKSRSQEDPLPKADLQLSKKKKMLKDSGSTQERSSSSTKDKLPAKKASKIKHSEGSVKSPTTRKQTAMERSNKLARKMSLKEKRVPKKQLEKMRLPMRKGKENTSRRAVLPPSHEELSKAPKQKPLGESSTRSQKMANKKHSSGKTLTRSMKKMQESSVSQGKRKLRAKVDCSHSKRSRLDPK comes from the exons GAACACTTAGTCAGTCTGGATGAGCCAGCCTCGGAAGCTGGACAAGAAGCTCTGCTTAGACAAGAGCAAGCAAAAATCATTCGTTTTGAAAGGCAAGCGGAAGAGTTCCTCAATGCAGTCTTTTACAGAAAAG ACAGTCCTAGGGTCTCTGACCCAAATATTCCCCTAGTGGCCCGTGAGATCATGCAGCGAATGATCCGACAGTTTGCTGCTGAATATACCTCAAAAAATAGCTCTACTCAGGACTCCAGCCAGCCCAATAGCACAAAGAACCAAAGCCTGCTGAAAGCATCTCTGGTCGCCTCCTCTCCCACGGCTGCAACTGCTCAGaaccctgtgctcagcaaactgcTCATGGCTGACCAAGACTCACCTCTGGACCTTACTGTCAGAAAGTCTCAGTCAGAACCTAGTGAACAAG ACGGTGTGCTTGATTTATCCACTAAGAAGAgtcctggtgctggcagcacCTCTCTGAGTCACTCTCCAGGGTGCTCTAGTACTTCGGGAAATGG TGAGGATCCAGCAGAGACAATAGCAATAGACTCTAACAATCAGCCGAAGTCTCCACTGGAAAAATTTATGGTCAGACTGTGTACACATCACCAGAAGCAGTTCATTCGTGTGCTAAACGACATATACACTGAAGTACAGCCAGACTCTGACGGCCAGCAGTTATCTGAATCTGAGAGCATGGAGGCCTCTACTTGTGGCTCTGGTTGTAGCCAGCGAAGCACTGAAAATCAGGATAAGGGTGCTACTTGTACTGACTCAAAGCTCCCTTCTACATTGGACCCAGGACAGTCAGGGGCCGATGGCCCCCTGCATGTTACGGGACAAGCCCCGAAGCAGCCAGTGGAACTGAAGTCTCTGGACAGAGCAGAGAACTCCAGTCCTGCTTTGAGGAGGGACTTCTGCGAGCTCCCCATCACCAGGCTTCGCTCTGCTAGTCCAAAGGATAGCCCCACCCAAGGATACCTCAGCACGTTGAACTCTTCCTCTTTGAATTTCCATCATGCTGCAAAGAGCCTGGAAGGGCAGCAAGCTGCTGGACACGAACAAGAAGCTGCTGTCAGGAAGTGTGAGGATAATAAAGAGCAGCTAGCAGGTAAGACTCTCATGGAAGGTTATATCTCAGTCAAAGTGGCAAATGTGAATGGCAGCGAGGACAGCTTAGACAGCTGTCTGGGGTCCCAAAAGAGCTCTTTCAGGGCTCTCCCAGAGGAGTCCTGGGATCCTGGCTTTGCAGTGACCCCTCCTCGCAGAGCTGACAAAGAGAAcactttgcaatgcagctcaaaAGCCTCTTTGCACCAGGACTTAGATGCAAAAGAACAAGATGTGAGACCAAAGCAAGAAAACCACCTGCATGCCGTGGCCAAGGGCAaggcaggctgccagctgcacCCAGCCGACAAGGGCATGCTCGACAAGTCCAAAGAGGGCTGGCTGCCCACTGGCGCCGTGCCAGCCGCCCACCGCCCCCCCGGTGGGCACCCCCGTGCCAAGGCAGCCTCCCTCAGGTCCTCTCGGAAGAGCAAGAAGGCATCGGGGCTGAGGGTCAATGACTACGACAACCAGTGCGACGTGGTGTACATCAGCCAGCCCATCACCGAGTGCCACTTCGAGGCGCAGCGCCTGGTGTCGTCCCGCAGGACGGCCAGGAAGAGCACGCGGGGCTATTACTTCAACGGGGAGTGCTGCGAGCTCCCCACCGTCCGCACGCTGGTGAAGGGCTCCCGGGCCGAGGAGAGGGCGAGCAGCCCGGCACTGCGGACAGAGACCCTCGTAAGTGCAAAGCCACCCCTGGTGCTCTCGGTGGAGGGGTCTGCAGGGGCAGGACGGGAGGGTGAGAAAAGGGTTTCCCTGAGGCTCCTGGCTAAAGTGGCACCAACCGGCCGAGAAACGAAAgagagagctgagctgggctccatGCAGCTCCGGGATACACGAGCACTACGATCAAGGGAAGCTGCTGTGGCCATGCCGttcttctccctctctgctccaCCCAGCCCCCAGAAGGAGGACAGCTTGGTCAGCTCGCCGCCACCTGGCTCCCCTCCTGCTGAAGGAGGGGAGTCACCTCCCCTCAGTGCCACAGTGGGAGGCACTGTCACCTGGGAGGCTGGCAGTAGCCTGAGCTCCTctggggatggcagcagcagcagacaggCTGCTGATATTGCTGCCTTTTCAATCTCAAAAGCACACGGTGAGGAGGAAGGTTGTCCAGGCTCTGACATACAAACTATTCCAGACCCCCCTGCCAGTCCAGAGCCAAAGTCCTCCTCACAGCCCTCTGCTGCTACAGACACAACACCTCTGCCCTGTGATGGTGCCAGAGATCCTGCCCAGCTTCCAGgctcaggggatgctgagctctgtgggcagtgtctggcagagccctccGCATGCTCACCAGGCTCGCAGGCTCCTGATGAGCCCCATGCCACCATGGATGGGAAGAGCCCCCTGGAGCCCCCTGCCACTTTACAGTGTGGGGATGTGAACAAAAGCATCGATGCTAAACCAGAATCCAAATCATCGGTCATGGTGGCTGACAGCCCTCTTGAGCAAGAGGATGCTGTGGTTGTCAGCACACCCGTCCCCAAAACCTTGGAAGTGGAAGCAATGCAGAATAACAGCACAGCAGGTGAAAAAGAGCCCACTGAAGGGGAAATGCCACCTGACCCAAACAGTTCAGACTCTGTCTCTTCCAAAGACAGTCTAGACAAGAAGCgaaagaaaggcaggagagcACTGGTGGCATCGGACCGATGTCTCCGAAGCCAACGATCCCCATCACCTGCTGAGGGCAGTGCTGAGGACTCTGGTTcttccagctctgggcagcttACTTGCCTTCAGATCAAACTCTCCAAGAGCCCTGGTGCTAAGCGGTTCAAGAGAGAAGTGCAGCTGGATGAGGCAGCATCCATGCACTTCCCCAATGACTGCTTCCCCAATGTGCTGCACAAAACCAGCGAAGAGCCAGGCACTGGCCAGGCTCCAGAGAGCAtcactgagcagcagccaggcaaggAGAATGGTGTCACTACCAGACAAACCTATAAAAGCATCTTAGCAAAAGAGACTGCTGCAGAGGGAGAAAATTCCTCTAAAGATGACTCCTCTGCTAACAGCAGCCAAAGTCAACAGGGTGAGATGCTGGAAATCAGCATCCAGGCTGAttctgagaagaaaaacattACCCTCCCTCCAGGGAATACTGTTCCTGCAAATGATGCTGAGCAAGTGGATGTGAAACCAGTCAATGCCAATGCAAAGGACAAGGAGAGCTCTGACAGTGTCAGGGATCTGGGCAAGCCAGTGAACTATGAGCTGGTGACCAATTTGCCTCCGTGTCCCAACAGCAGAGGTGGAAGCAAGCATCTTCCAGCAAAAACTGCAAAGCACAAAAATGTTGCTCTGCAGTTTTATAACTTACGACATGCACCCGCACCTGTAGACAGTGCAAAAAAGAACACACCAGGGAAGGAGTCTATGCAAGCAATCCCCAAACTGAGGGATGAACACAGTTCAGGGAATGATGACTGCCCAACACTGGAGGACATAGACATGGCTGACAGCAAACCAAAGTTCATGGAGTGGTGTGCTGAAGAGGAAAACCAAGAGCTCATTGCTGAGTTCAACACTCAGTATATGAAAATCCAGAAGGGCTGGattcagctggagaaggaggtCCAGCCAACCCCCAAGGTAAAGAACAAAGCCGACAAACTGAAAGAGATttggaaaagcaagaaaagaacACGGAAAAGCAGAGGCTCACTGGAAGTGCAGAAGCTTTCTCCTGTGCAGATGCTGTTTATGAAGGCCTTTAAGCTGTCTGACATATGCCAATGGTTTCTGGAGACAACTGAAACCAGGTCTCTAGTGATTGTGAAGAAACTCAACACCCGTCTCCCGGGGGAGATTCCCCCCATGAAAGTCCCCATGCAGAAATATTCTTCCTCTAGTCTCTACCCCAGCTCACTACAAGCTGAACGTTTGAAAAAACATCTCAAGAAGTTTGCCGCCACTACCCCGGCTCGGAATAACCTGAAGAACCAAAAGCTTTGGGCCAAAATTCGTGAGAATGCGGATAAAGCAGAGGTTGAAGAAGCCACCACTCCCAGCCAGACGTCTCCCACTGATGCCAGCACCAAGGAGCTGAGTGAGGACAAAACCATCCCGCCTGCCCTCAGCTTGCCCACGCAGGCCAGCACCAGGATCCTGCGCAAGTACTCCAATCTTCGGGGCAAGCTGCGAGCCCAGCAGCGCGTGGTGAAGGCAGAGAAGCGGAGTGATGGCCCAGGGGACCAACTGTCCCTGGAGAGCAAGCAGAGCGGGAAAAGTGTGTGCATCAACCCCCTGATGTCTCCAAAGCTGGCCTTGCAGATCAAAGCAGCTGCCTTTCCTGCTAAATCTCCCTCAGTGGATGGAACGGGGAAGGGGCGGAAGGGGAAGAGCAGGTCCCAAGAGGATCCCTTGCCCAAAGCTGACCTCCAGCTcagcaagaagaagaagatgctGAAGGATAGCGGGAGCACCCAGGAGCGATCCAGCTCTTCCACCAAGGACAAGCTCCCTGCCAAGAAGGCTAGTAAAATAAAGCATTCAGAGGGCAGTGTGAAATCTCCCACCACCCGAAAGCAGACTGCCATGGAGAGGAGCAATAAACTGGCcagaaaaatgtctttgaaaGAGAAGAGAGTCCCGAAAAAGCAGCTGGAGAAGATGCGGCTCCCCATGCGGAAGGGCAAGGAGAACACGAGCAGACGGGCCGTGCTCCCTCCCAGTCACGAGGAGCTGTCCAAGGCCCCAAAACAGAAGCCCCTGGGGGAGTCCTCCACACGGTCACAGAAGATGGCCAACAAGAAGCACAGCAGTGGGAAAACCTTGACAAGGTCCATgaagaaaatgcaggagagCAGTGTGTCTCAGGGCAAGAGGAAGCTAAGGGCAAAAGTGGACTGTTCGCACAGCAAACGCTCGCGACTGGACCCGAAATAG